The window TAGATTACGGAACACCAGATTTCACTAAAATTGAAAATGAGCATTTTATGCCTGCAATTTTAGAAGGAATGCGTTTGCAAAATGAAGCTATTACTAAGATTGTTGACAGTAAAGAAGCTCCAACTTTTGAAAACACCATTTTGGCTTTAGAAGAAAGTAGTAGAACGTTAGACAATGTTACCGCAGTCTTTTTCGGATTAGCAGGTGCACATACAAATGATGTAATTAAAGCAAACCAAAAAGAATTAGCTCCAAAATTTTCTAATCACTCAGATAATATTGTTTTAAATACCAAGCTGTTTTCTAAAATTAAAACCGTCTATTCTAATTTAGAAACCTTAAAATTAGATGCTGAATCTAAACATTTAGTAAAAGAATACTATAAGAATTTTACGAAAGCAGGTGCAAATTTATCTGAAGATAAAAAAGAGCAGTTAAAAGGAATTAATTCTGAAATTGCTAGTTTATCTAACGATTTTGGTAAGAAATTACTTGACGCAAGTAAAAAAGGCGGCGTTCTAGTTGCTGATAAAGAAAAATTAAAAGGTTTTTCAGATGAAAAGATAAAAGCGATTGAGAAAGACGGAAAGTATGAAATTCAGTTAATTAATACTACGCAACAACCTGATTTACAAACCTTAGAAAATAGATTAGTACGTAAAGAATTGTTTGAAAAATCGATACACAGATCTGATGCTGGTGAGTATGATACAAGCGAATTGGTCCAGAAAATGGTTTCTTTAAGAGCTAAAAAAGCACAGATTTTAGGTTTTGATAATTATGCAAGTTGGAGTTTACAAGGAACTATGGCTTCTACACCAGATAAAGTTTTTGACATGTTTACAAACTTAATTCCAGGTTCTTTAGAAAAAGCGGCATCTGAAGTAAAAGAAATTCAAGCTGAAATAAACAAAGAAGGTAAAGACTTTAAATTAGCGCCTTATGATTGGAATCATTATGCTGAAAAAGTTAGAAAATCTAAATACGACTTAAATGAAGAGGAAGTAAAACCGTATTTCGAAGTAACAAATGTTCTTGAAAAAGGTGTTTTTTACGCAGCAACTAAATTATACGGAATCACTTTTAAAAAACGTACAGATATTCCAACGTATCATCCAGATGTTGTGGTGTACGAGTTGTTTGAAGAAGACGGAAGTAAATTAGGTTTATACTTTGGAGATTTCTTTGCAAGAGATAGTAAAAGAGGAGGAGCTTGGATGTCGGCTTTTGTAAAGCAATCTAAATTGCGCAATCAAAAACCAGTAATTTATAATGTATGTAATTCACCTAAACCAGCAGCAGGAGAACCTGCATTAATCAGTTTTGGTGAAGTAGAAACTATGTTTCATGAATTTGGACACGCGTTACACGGTTTATTTGGGAATCAAAAATATGCATCAATTTCTGG of the Tenacibaculum todarodis genome contains:
- a CDS encoding M3 family metallopeptidase — encoded protein: MKKYILIATVVLFASCASKESKKEGNMNLAENPLLVGSTLDYGTPDFTKIENEHFMPAILEGMRLQNEAITKIVDSKEAPTFENTILALEESSRTLDNVTAVFFGLAGAHTNDVIKANQKELAPKFSNHSDNIVLNTKLFSKIKTVYSNLETLKLDAESKHLVKEYYKNFTKAGANLSEDKKEQLKGINSEIASLSNDFGKKLLDASKKGGVLVADKEKLKGFSDEKIKAIEKDGKYEIQLINTTQQPDLQTLENRLVRKELFEKSIHRSDAGEYDTSELVQKMVSLRAKKAQILGFDNYASWSLQGTMASTPDKVFDMFTNLIPGSLEKAASEVKEIQAEINKEGKDFKLAPYDWNHYAEKVRKSKYDLNEEEVKPYFEVTNVLEKGVFYAATKLYGITFKKRTDIPTYHPDVVVYELFEEDGSKLGLYFGDFFARDSKRGGAWMSAFVKQSKLRNQKPVIYNVCNSPKPAAGEPALISFGEVETMFHEFGHALHGLFGNQKYASISGTSTARDFVEFPSQFNENWSTHPEVLNNYAIHYKTGEVIPASLLKKIKDAGTFNQGYSMIENLCSSSLDMKWHTISADEKITDVAKFELEALAKMKLNVDEVPPRYRSTYFAHIFSGGYAAGYYSYLWTEMLSHDAYDWFKDNGLLTRENGQKFREQVLSKGNTMDYAEMYKTFAGRNPEAAPMLKARGLK